Proteins co-encoded in one Acidobacteriota bacterium genomic window:
- a CDS encoding LysR family transcriptional regulator: MEIHQLRYVCAIAETGSFSRAAERCKVAQPSLSQQVLKLEENLGARLFDRLGRSVRLTEPGRAFLPHARSILKQIDAARSSVADKNTDLHGSVAVGVIPTIAPYMMPRYTTAFTKRYPDAKLRIVEDTTPVLIDSLRDLSIDLAILALPLRHKDLELFPLRTEPLFAVLPKNHPRSSAESLALKELRGESFVVLRDGHCFRDHSIAACTHARITPNIAFESGQFSSLLGMVAAGVGISLVPEMAIDRNAACRYVRLTDTSATRTIVAAVLRGRSFNRVQQAFLAGVQRRTQRP; the protein is encoded by the coding sequence TTCTCTCTCGCAACAGGTCCTCAAGCTGGAAGAGAACCTCGGAGCAAGACTATTCGACCGCCTCGGCCGGAGTGTCCGCCTTACTGAGCCCGGCCGCGCCTTTCTTCCTCATGCGCGCTCAATCCTCAAGCAGATAGACGCGGCACGCTCAAGCGTAGCCGACAAGAACACCGACCTTCACGGCAGCGTTGCCGTTGGCGTTATTCCCACCATCGCGCCTTACATGATGCCGCGCTATACGACGGCTTTTACAAAAAGGTATCCCGATGCAAAACTTCGCATCGTTGAAGATACAACGCCGGTCTTGATTGATAGCCTGCGCGACCTGTCCATTGACCTCGCGATCCTCGCGCTTCCGCTGCGACACAAAGACCTGGAGTTGTTCCCGCTCCGCACGGAACCGCTCTTTGCTGTGCTGCCAAAGAACCACCCGCGCTCTTCCGCCGAGTCGCTTGCCCTCAAGGAACTTCGCGGCGAGTCCTTTGTTGTGCTGCGCGATGGCCACTGTTTCCGCGACCACAGTATCGCCGCTTGCACTCATGCTCGCATTACGCCCAACATCGCCTTTGAAAGTGGACAGTTCAGCAGCCTCCTGGGAATGGTTGCCGCGGGTGTCGGCATCTCGCTCGTCCCCGAGATGGCCATCGACCGCAACGCCGCTTGCCGTTATGTGCGCCTCACGGATACCAGCGCCACACGCACCATCGTCGCCGCGGTTCTGCGAGGTCGCAGCTTCAACCGAGTCCAGCAGGCCTTTCTGGCAGGAGTTCAAAGGCGCACACAGAGGCCCTAG